A stretch of Caenorhabditis elegans chromosome IV DNA encodes these proteins:
- the Y69A2AR.1 gene encoding Brix domain-containing protein (Confirmed by transcript evidence) has product MDREGSSKSAEEEKPKEPVVVEKASGEPKKAEDPTTKKRPRKNEDDAPETSDDEDQRAETAGSRNYPANLWNRLKNPPANRPTIDVWEFKLDGEVLTMTFTCDGEKYPMYFTPRSVIDFQMRNNYWIPRHNNTFKSLRTRLYSLPKTVSINKLVFSNTPECEAEDCLIELMFIKKWTCKQLDYNICTEFNQPQHLRRLVHMFKPTDITVSLHFGPYIPSATAHEPNSMHNHLAALSDTTLAMEKDFRLDCAHALSLPPDSSKKELGMLYGEAGKGRAFGIQMLRTLTAIRKFVGMMAEKRMAQTKGVAIRKFVVNGPGIHDKPCAKLQQLLKEDGLDEANKMRGAYATGERVYVCVRNDLRRAFKYSLAMPATAFKMSIGNEQLLLFTKSVPVFHCFFRTNVDEQGVVQLITEWQKGERNIEEIQLHLDRVIEPNFVDHLNADHADPKRVKVRRVVNGRKTTLYIERDRLGSRHLALRTLDTK; this is encoded by the exons ATGGATCGTGAAGGCTCGAGTAAA AGCGCCGAAGAGGAGAAACCAAAGGAGCCGGTGGTAGTGGAAAAAGCCAGCGGGGAGCCGAAAAAAGCGGAAGATCCGACGACGAAAAAGCGACCAAGGAAGAATGAAGAT GATGCTCCCGAGACATCAGACGACGAGGATCAGCGTGCCGAGACCGCTGGCTCCAGAAATTACCCGGCAAATCTGTGGAATCGTCTCAAAAATCCGCCAGCAAATCGTCCGACTATCGACGTGTGGGAATTCAAATTG gaCGGCGAAGTGCTGACAATGACGTTCACGTGTGACGGCGAGAAGTATCCAATGTATTTTACGCCGAGAAGCGTGAT tgaTTTCCAAATGCGCAACAACTATTGGATTCCACGTCATAATAACACGTTCAAATCACTCAGAACTCGTCTCTACTCGCTTCCGAAGACTGTCAGCATCAATAAACTCGTTTTTTCg aacactcCGGAATGTGAAGCCGAGGATTGTCTGATTGAGCTCATGTTCATCAAAAAATGGACGTGTAAGCAG ctcgacTATAACATTTGCACAGAATTCAATCAACCACAGCACTTGCGTCGTCTCGTTCACATGTTCAAGCCGACAGATATAACAGTTTCGTTGCATTTCGGACCATATATTCCCTCGGCGACTGCCCATGAGCCCAACTCAATGCACAATCACTTGGCTGCGCTCTCTGATACGACGCTGGCAATGGAAAAGGATTTCCGGCTGGATTGTGCTCACGCGTTGAGCT tgcctCCAGATTCGTCGAAAAAGGAGCTCGGAATGCTGTACGGAGAAGCTGGAAAAGGACGAGCATTCGGAATTCAAATGCTCCGGACTCTCACCGCGATCCGTAAATTCGTTGGAATGATGGCCGAGAAGCGAATGGCGCAGACGAAGGGTGTCGCGATTCGCAAATTTGTCGTCAA CGGCCCGGGCATTCATGACAAGCCATGTGCAAAACTGCAACAACTGCTCAAGGAGGATGGTCTCGACGAGGCTAACAAGATGCGCGGCGCCTATGCTACTGGAGAAAgg GTGTACGTTTGCGTGCGGAACGATCTCCGTCGAGCCTTCAAGTACTCTTTGGCAATGCCAGCCACCGCATTCAAAATGTCAATCGGAAATGAGCAATTATTGCTCTTCACTAAGTCTGTGCCGGTTTTTCATTGCTTTTTCCGCACAAATGTCGACGAACAAGGCGTCGTGCAGCTCATTACG gaatgGCAAAAAGGCGAGCGTAACATTGAAGAAATCCAACTGCACCTGGATCGAGTGATTGAGCCCAATTTCGTAGATCATTTGAACGCGGATCACGCGGATCCAAAGCGCGTCAAAGTTCGACGAGTTGT aaacggCCGCAAAACCACGCTGTACATTGAACGAGATCGTCTGGGATCCCGCCATCTCGCCTTGAGAACACTGGACactaaataa
- the Y69A2AR.1 gene encoding Brix domain-containing protein (Confirmed by transcript evidence) — protein sequence MDREGSSKSAEEEKPKEPVVVEKASGEPKKAEDPTTKKRPRKNEDLLKDAPETSDDEDQRAETAGSRNYPANLWNRLKNPPANRPTIDVWEFKLDGEVLTMTFTCDGEKYPMYFTPRSVIDFQMRNNYWIPRHNNTFKSLRTRLYSLPKTVSINKLVFSNTPECEAEDCLIELMFIKKWTCKQLDYNICTEFNQPQHLRRLVHMFKPTDITVSLHFGPYIPSATAHEPNSMHNHLAALSDTTLAMEKDFRLDCAHALSLPPDSSKKELGMLYGEAGKGRAFGIQMLRTLTAIRKFVGMMAEKRMAQTKGVAIRKFVVNGPGIHDKPCAKLQQLLKEDGLDEANKMRGAYATGERVYVCVRNDLRRAFKYSLAMPATAFKMSIGNEQLLLFTKSVPVFHCFFRTNVDEQGVVQLITEWQKGERNIEEIQLHLDRVIEPNFVDHLNADHADPKRVKVRRVVNGRKTTLYIERDRLGSRHLALRTLDTK from the exons ATGGATCGTGAAGGCTCGAGTAAA AGCGCCGAAGAGGAGAAACCAAAGGAGCCGGTGGTAGTGGAAAAAGCCAGCGGGGAGCCGAAAAAAGCGGAAGATCCGACGACGAAAAAGCGACCAAGGAAGAATGAAGAT CTTTTGAAGGATGCTCCCGAGACATCAGACGACGAGGATCAGCGTGCCGAGACCGCTGGCTCCAGAAATTACCCGGCAAATCTGTGGAATCGTCTCAAAAATCCGCCAGCAAATCGTCCGACTATCGACGTGTGGGAATTCAAATTG gaCGGCGAAGTGCTGACAATGACGTTCACGTGTGACGGCGAGAAGTATCCAATGTATTTTACGCCGAGAAGCGTGAT tgaTTTCCAAATGCGCAACAACTATTGGATTCCACGTCATAATAACACGTTCAAATCACTCAGAACTCGTCTCTACTCGCTTCCGAAGACTGTCAGCATCAATAAACTCGTTTTTTCg aacactcCGGAATGTGAAGCCGAGGATTGTCTGATTGAGCTCATGTTCATCAAAAAATGGACGTGTAAGCAG ctcgacTATAACATTTGCACAGAATTCAATCAACCACAGCACTTGCGTCGTCTCGTTCACATGTTCAAGCCGACAGATATAACAGTTTCGTTGCATTTCGGACCATATATTCCCTCGGCGACTGCCCATGAGCCCAACTCAATGCACAATCACTTGGCTGCGCTCTCTGATACGACGCTGGCAATGGAAAAGGATTTCCGGCTGGATTGTGCTCACGCGTTGAGCT tgcctCCAGATTCGTCGAAAAAGGAGCTCGGAATGCTGTACGGAGAAGCTGGAAAAGGACGAGCATTCGGAATTCAAATGCTCCGGACTCTCACCGCGATCCGTAAATTCGTTGGAATGATGGCCGAGAAGCGAATGGCGCAGACGAAGGGTGTCGCGATTCGCAAATTTGTCGTCAA CGGCCCGGGCATTCATGACAAGCCATGTGCAAAACTGCAACAACTGCTCAAGGAGGATGGTCTCGACGAGGCTAACAAGATGCGCGGCGCCTATGCTACTGGAGAAAgg GTGTACGTTTGCGTGCGGAACGATCTCCGTCGAGCCTTCAAGTACTCTTTGGCAATGCCAGCCACCGCATTCAAAATGTCAATCGGAAATGAGCAATTATTGCTCTTCACTAAGTCTGTGCCGGTTTTTCATTGCTTTTTCCGCACAAATGTCGACGAACAAGGCGTCGTGCAGCTCATTACG gaatgGCAAAAAGGCGAGCGTAACATTGAAGAAATCCAACTGCACCTGGATCGAGTGATTGAGCCCAATTTCGTAGATCATTTGAACGCGGATCACGCGGATCCAAAGCGCGTCAAAGTTCGACGAGTTGT aaacggCCGCAAAACCACGCTGTACATTGAACGAGATCGTCTGGGATCCCGCCATCTCGCCTTGAGAACACTGGACactaaataa
- the Y69A2AR.1 gene encoding Brix domain-containing protein (Confirmed by transcript evidence), with protein MFIKKWTCKQLDYNICTEFNQPQHLRRLVHMFKPTDITVSLHFGPYIPSATAHEPNSMHNHLAALSDTTLAMEKDFRLDCAHALSLPPDSSKKELGMLYGEAGKGRAFGIQMLRTLTAIRKFVGMMAEKRMAQTKGVAIRKFVVNGPGIHDKPCAKLQQLLKEDGLDEANKMRGAYATGERVYVCVRNDLRRAFKYSLAMPATAFKMSIGNEQLLLFTKSVPVFHCFFRTNVDEQGVVQLITEWQKGERNIEEIQLHLDRVIEPNFVDHLNADHADPKRVKVRRVVNGRKTTLYIERDRLGSRHLALRTLDTK; from the exons ATGTTCATCAAAAAATGGACGTGTAAGCAG ctcgacTATAACATTTGCACAGAATTCAATCAACCACAGCACTTGCGTCGTCTCGTTCACATGTTCAAGCCGACAGATATAACAGTTTCGTTGCATTTCGGACCATATATTCCCTCGGCGACTGCCCATGAGCCCAACTCAATGCACAATCACTTGGCTGCGCTCTCTGATACGACGCTGGCAATGGAAAAGGATTTCCGGCTGGATTGTGCTCACGCGTTGAGCT tgcctCCAGATTCGTCGAAAAAGGAGCTCGGAATGCTGTACGGAGAAGCTGGAAAAGGACGAGCATTCGGAATTCAAATGCTCCGGACTCTCACCGCGATCCGTAAATTCGTTGGAATGATGGCCGAGAAGCGAATGGCGCAGACGAAGGGTGTCGCGATTCGCAAATTTGTCGTCAA CGGCCCGGGCATTCATGACAAGCCATGTGCAAAACTGCAACAACTGCTCAAGGAGGATGGTCTCGACGAGGCTAACAAGATGCGCGGCGCCTATGCTACTGGAGAAAgg GTGTACGTTTGCGTGCGGAACGATCTCCGTCGAGCCTTCAAGTACTCTTTGGCAATGCCAGCCACCGCATTCAAAATGTCAATCGGAAATGAGCAATTATTGCTCTTCACTAAGTCTGTGCCGGTTTTTCATTGCTTTTTCCGCACAAATGTCGACGAACAAGGCGTCGTGCAGCTCATTACG gaatgGCAAAAAGGCGAGCGTAACATTGAAGAAATCCAACTGCACCTGGATCGAGTGATTGAGCCCAATTTCGTAGATCATTTGAACGCGGATCACGCGGATCCAAAGCGCGTCAAAGTTCGACGAGTTGT aaacggCCGCAAAACCACGCTGTACATTGAACGAGATCGTCTGGGATCCCGCCATCTCGCCTTGAGAACACTGGACactaaataa
- the Y69A2AR.1 gene encoding DUF1902 domain-containing protein (Confirmed by transcript evidence): MRGAYATGERVYVCVRNDLRRAFKYSLAMPATAFKMSIGNEQLLLFTKSVPVFHCFFRTNVDEQGVVQLITEWQKGERNIEEIQLHLDRVIEPNFVDHLNADHADPKRVKVRRVVNGRKTTLYIERDRLGSRHLALRTLDTK; the protein is encoded by the exons ATGCGCGGCGCCTATGCTACTGGAGAAAgg GTGTACGTTTGCGTGCGGAACGATCTCCGTCGAGCCTTCAAGTACTCTTTGGCAATGCCAGCCACCGCATTCAAAATGTCAATCGGAAATGAGCAATTATTGCTCTTCACTAAGTCTGTGCCGGTTTTTCATTGCTTTTTCCGCACAAATGTCGACGAACAAGGCGTCGTGCAGCTCATTACG gaatgGCAAAAAGGCGAGCGTAACATTGAAGAAATCCAACTGCACCTGGATCGAGTGATTGAGCCCAATTTCGTAGATCATTTGAACGCGGATCACGCGGATCCAAAGCGCGTCAAAGTTCGACGAGTTGT aaacggCCGCAAAACCACGCTGTACATTGAACGAGATCGTCTGGGATCCCGCCATCTCGCCTTGAGAACACTGGACactaaataa
- the Y69A2AR.1 gene encoding uncharacterized protein (Confirmed by transcript evidence): MPATAFKMSIGNEQLLLFTKSVPVFHCFFRTNVDEQGVVQLITEWQKGERNIEEIQLHLDRVIEPNFVDHLNADHADPKRVKVRRVVNGRKTTLYIERDRLGSRHLALRTLDTK; this comes from the exons ATGCCAGCCACCGCATTCAAAATGTCAATCGGAAATGAGCAATTATTGCTCTTCACTAAGTCTGTGCCGGTTTTTCATTGCTTTTTCCGCACAAATGTCGACGAACAAGGCGTCGTGCAGCTCATTACG gaatgGCAAAAAGGCGAGCGTAACATTGAAGAAATCCAACTGCACCTGGATCGAGTGATTGAGCCCAATTTCGTAGATCATTTGAACGCGGATCACGCGGATCCAAAGCGCGTCAAAGTTCGACGAGTTGT aaacggCCGCAAAACCACGCTGTACATTGAACGAGATCGTCTGGGATCCCGCCATCTCGCCTTGAGAACACTGGACactaaataa
- the gpx-4 gene encoding Glutathione peroxidase (Confirmed by transcript evidence), translating into MASNSLLTLAVSFTVILFAFCVEVDDTLRWKQCAVTNQSVFDFQIETLKGDYTDLSQYRGKVTLLVNVATFCAYTQQYTDFNPILDKYQKQGLVIAAFPCNQFYLQEPAENHELLNGLTHVRPGNG; encoded by the exons ATGGCATCGAATTCCCTACTTACTTTGGCTGTTTCTTTCACAGTAATTCTCTTTGCGTTTTGTg tcGAAGTGGACGATACTCTGCGCTGGAAACAATGTGCAGTCACGAATCAAAGTgtattcgattttcaaattgaaacctTAAAAGGAGATTACACGGATCTTAGTCAATATCGAGGAAAGGTTACACTTCTGGTCAATGTTGCTACTTTCTGTG CCTACACTCAACAGTACACCGATTTCAACCCCATACTCgacaaatatcaaaaacaagGCCTAGTCATCGCCGCATTTCCATGCAATCAGTTCTATTTACAAGAACCTGCAGAGAATCACGAATTATTGAATGGCCTGACTCATGTTCGTCCTGGAAACGGATGA
- the Y94H6A.3 gene encoding PRP16 (Confirmed by transcript evidence) has product MPRSPNKYDRDRRDRDRDRHRSNKDHSSDVARMKEKMRSTLESARKSDAPSTSSDFSRKPQKVEELTPAEHLARTRAIEEIEEAGFQPGSFRSGSAAKKDQKTKKDNSHDSAIFGPAWKSAEQRKVIDKKQSDISTITLPSAPAPPANAMAPMVPSHMYSEHSATRKADWKVYWTTLRHQLLAENY; this is encoded by the exons ATGCCTCGTTCTCC tAACAAATATGATCGAGACCGCCGTGACCGCGATCGGGACCGCCATCGATCGAATAAAGATCATTCAAGT GACGTCGCCAGAATGAAGGAAAAGATGCGGAGCACACTGGAGAGTGCGAGAAAATCCGATGCTCCCTCCACGTCATcggatttttcgagaaaaccgCAAAAAGTCGAGGAACTGACGCCGGCCGAGCATTTGGCCAGGACACGGGCTATCGAGGAGATTGAGGAGGCCGGTTTTCAGCCAGGAAGCTTCAGATCCGGCTCAGCGGCAAAGAAA gatcaaaaaacgaaaaaggacAATTCTCACGACTCGGCAATCTTCGGACCAGCGTGGAAAAGTGCAGAGCAGAGAAAAGTCATCGATAAG aagcaaTCCGACATTTCCACCATCACATTGCCCTCGGCTCCGGCTCCGCCGGCAAATGCGATGGCTCCGATGGTCCCAAGTCAT atgtacTCGGAGCACAGCGCCACACGAAAAGCCGACTGGAAAGTCTACTGGACAACGCTACGCCATCAacttttggctgaaaattattga
- the egrh-3 gene encoding C2H2-type domain-containing protein (Confirmed by transcript evidence), whose product MNRMIHTQSEPQTSFGGQSSSQHMQQQQQQQQQQAPHPHQNQHAQLINRIISSAYNNQHDNGSFDSSILLNGQQKFQFDLFQGHQNHLMQNGGGGLLGNNQQAPRGGTNGTSSSSTTATTTTSTKKKKGQGPGRRPALDANGMPKERPFVCPRPDCQKRFCRNDHLQRHMRIHTGQRLFQCRTCLRSFSRSDHLAKHERTHSADKPYSCLTCARRFHKHEEKKKHEEKCQHKVEDQQQGGAGRQQLNLMGNAHNMYPNQMILNGSMQSPNSNNLNMMIPATTFKLQGGAGGGASQASAPGGGSSQQPNPLEIRSLIAQNR is encoded by the exons ATGAATCGAATGATTCATACGCAGTCTGAACCGCAGACTTCGTTTGGAGGG cagtCGTCGTCCCAACACatgcaacaacaacaacaacagcagcaacaacaaGCCCCCCATCCCCATCAAAATCAGCATGCACAATTAATAAATCGAATCATATCATCTGCATATAATAATCAACATGATAATGGATCTTTTGATTCGAGTATTCTCTTAAATGGACAACAAAAG TTTCAGTTCGACCTGTTCCAAGGCCACCAGAACCATTTAATGCAAAATGGGGGCGGTGGTCTATTGGGTAATAATCAACAGGCGCCACGTGGTGGTACAAATGGAACATCGTCATCATCCACAACAGCTACTACTACTACGTcgacaaagaaaaaaaaaggacaaggACCCGGAAGGCGACCTGCTTTGGATGCTAAT GGAATGCCAAAAGAACGTCCATTCGTGTGCCCCCGTCCGGATTGTCAAAAACGTTTCTGTCGGAATGATCATTTACAGCGACACATGAGAATACATACGGGACAACGACTATTTCAGTGTCGAACTTGTCTCCGATCATTCTCTCGATCGGATCACTTGGCAAAACATGAACGAACACATTCGGCTGATAAACCGTATAGTTGTTTGACGTGTGCACGTAGATTCCATAAACatgaggagaagaagaagcatgaGGAG AAATGCCAACACAAAGTCGAAGATCAACAACAAGGTGGCGCTGGTCGCCAACAGCTTAATTTGATGGGAAATGCACATAATATGTATCCAAATCAG ATGATATTGAACGGTTCAATGCAATCGCCCAACTCGAACAACTTGAACATGATGATACCTGCGACGACATTTAAGCTTCAGGGTGGAGCTGGTGGTGGAGCATCACAAGCTTCTGCTCCAGGAGGAGGAAGCTCACAGCAGCCAAATCCCCTTGAAATACGATCACTTATTGCACAAAAtcgctga
- the egrh-3 gene encoding C2H2-type domain-containing protein (Confirmed by transcript evidence), translating to MILNGSMQSPNSNNLNMMIPATTFKLQGGAGGGASQASAPGGGSSQQPNPLEIRSLIAQNR from the coding sequence ATGATATTGAACGGTTCAATGCAATCGCCCAACTCGAACAACTTGAACATGATGATACCTGCGACGACATTTAAGCTTCAGGGTGGAGCTGGTGGTGGAGCATCACAAGCTTCTGCTCCAGGAGGAGGAAGCTCACAGCAGCCAAATCCCCTTGAAATACGATCACTTATTGCACAAAAtcgctga
- the Y94H6A.5 gene encoding ATP-dependent RNA helicase (Partially confirmed by transcript evidence) — protein sequence MKLIKDQNILSLRIRNRFLRVAVSKSNSKTTWSIAVSRISKRRPSILDEVEPAVLVEEPVEELVAELVEEAPEGLAEEPGEAENSETGVDFLIFFFVIFWKFLLIFSLFVIR from the exons atgaaattaaTAAAGGACCAAAACATTCTGAGCTTAAGAATAAGGAACAGATTCTTAAG GGTCGCCGTAAGCAAGAGCAACTCGAAAACTACATGGAGCATCGCCGTCAGTCGAATCTCAAAAAGAAGGCCGAGCATCTTGGACGAGGTGGAGCCGGCGGTGCTCGTGGAGGAGCCCGTGGAGGAGCTCGTGGCGGAGCTCGTGGAGGAAGCTCCCGAGGGGCTCGCGGAGGAGCCCGGGGAGGCGGAAAATTCGGAAACCGgcgttgattttttgatttttttttttgttattttttggaagtttttgttgattttttctttattcgtTATTCgttaa